In Gadus chalcogrammus isolate NIFS_2021 chromosome 11, NIFS_Gcha_1.0, whole genome shotgun sequence, a single window of DNA contains:
- the si:ch211-102c2.4 gene encoding uncharacterized protein si:ch211-102c2.4, with the protein MHLLMVMGLLVWRAGEGHGVLQALTCPYQVDQSTLPRVWCKQTSAECCRGLMYDYKYPHDGDPVIHEDMGSFTVSVVSPPNGAGVYWCGVMANSSVLIKLAESYFYDSTSAYIWSIARFVVLPSFLILPSILALNVLVTSRSERKRHHEDSTKVLEEPEAIYINQ; encoded by the exons ATGCATCTTCTGATGGTGATGGGCTTACTGGTGTGGAGGGCTG GAGAAGGCCACGGCGTCCTGCAGGCGCTCACATGCCCGTACCAAGTCGACCAGAGCACTCTGCCCAGAGTCTGGTGCAAACAAACCAGCGCAGAGTGCTGCAGAGGCCTCATGTACGATTACAAGTACCCTCATGATGGGGACCCAGTGATCCACGAGGACATGGGGTCCTTCACCGTCTCCGTGGTCAGCCCCCCCAACGGCGCCGGGGTGTACTGGTGCGGAGTCATGGCCAACAGCTCGGTCCTCATCAAACTGGCGGAGAGCTACTTCTACGACT CCACTTCCGCGTACATCTGGAGCATCGCTCGCTTTGTGGTGTTGCCCTCATTCCTCATCCTTCCTTCCATACTCGCCCTCAACGTGCTGGTCACCAGTCGCTCAGAAC GCAAAAGACATCATGAGGATTCAACTAAGGTTCTGGAAGAACCTGAAGcaatatatataaatcaatAA
- the imp4 gene encoding U3 small nucleolar ribonucleoprotein protein IMP4, with translation MLRREVRLRREYLYRKAQEDRERTIEDKKEKLKAALEENRLLPTEVRKDALQLQKLLEYDDEGAEGATSHMDDEYKWAGVEDPKIMITTSRDPSSRLKMFAKEVKLIFPGAQRMNRGNHEVGSLVKACRANNVTDLVVIHETRGQPDGLMVCHLPFGPTAYFTLYNVVMRHDVPDIGTMSEAFPHLIFDNFTSRLGRRVSNILKYLFPVPKEDSKRVITFSNQEDFISFRHHTYKKTDHKNVALTEVGPRFEMKLYMIKLGTLENESAADIEWRHHAYTNTARKRKFLSVE, from the exons ATG ctcCGTCGAGAGGTTCGACTGAGGCGGGAGTACCTGTACAGGAAGGCCCAGGAGGACCGGGAGAGGACCATCGAGGACAAGAAGGAGAAGCTGAAGGCTGCTCTCGAAG AGAATCGTCTCCTCCCAACTGAAGTGCGAAAGGATGCCCTGCAGTTACAGAAACTCCTGGAATATGACGACGAAGGCGCAGAAG GAGCCACCTCTCACATGGACGATGAGTACAAGTGGGCGGGCGTGGAGGACCCTAAGATCATGATCACCACGTCAAGAGATCCCAGCTCCCGCCTCAAGATGTTCGCTAAG GAGGTGAAGCTTATCTTCCCGGGCGCCCAGAGGATGAACAGAGGAAACCACGAGGTGGGGTCCCTAGTGAAGGCCTGCAGGGCCAACAACGTCACCGACCTGGTGGTCATCCACGAGACCAGAGGACAGCCAG ATGGCCTGATGGTGTGCCACCTGCCGTTCGGGCCCACCGCCTACTTCACACTGTACAACGTGGTGATGAGGCATGACGTCCCCGACATAGGCACCATGTCCGAGGCCTTCCCCCACCTCATCTTCGACAACTTCACCTCCCGCCTGGGCAGAAGG GTGTCCAACATCCTAAAGTATCTGTTTCCAGTGCCCAAAGAGGACAGCAAACGCGTGATTACCTTCTCCAACCAGGAGGACTTCATTTCCTTCAG ACATCACACCTATAAGAAAACGGACCACAAGAACGTTGCCCTGACAGAAGTAGGACCCAGGTTTGAGATGAAAT TGTACATGATCAAGCTAGGCACCCTGGAGAACGAGAGCGCCGCAGACATCGAATGGCGCCACCATGCATACACCAACACAGCCAGGAAGAGGAAGTTCCTCAGTGTGGAGTAG